Proteins encoded together in one Triticum dicoccoides isolate Atlit2015 ecotype Zavitan chromosome 7B, WEW_v2.0, whole genome shotgun sequence window:
- the LOC119339905 gene encoding zinc finger CCCH domain-containing protein 40 → MAHRLLRDAQADGWERSDFPIICESCLGDNPYVRMLRAEYDKECKICARPFTVFRWRPGRDARYKKTEICQTCCKLKNVCQVCLLDLEYGLPVQVRDTALAINSNDAIPRSDVNREYFAEEHDRKAAAGIDYDSSYGKARPNDTILKLQRTSPYYKRNRAHVCSFYVRGECTRGAECPYRHEMPETGELSQQNIKDRYYGVNDPVALKLLGKAGEMPSLQPPDDETIRTLYIGGLDNRVSEQDLRDQFYAHGEIESIRMVIQRACAFVTYTTREGAERAAEELANKLVIKGVRLKLMWGKPQAPRPDDDEAGRQGHVSHGGLLPRAVISQQHSSDQPQPPGMEGQQQVAPPGTGYFNIPPPPAVDQRMYPSMDPQRMGAVVRLQEGDGSKPGPQHAGQAQASSSSGQGYPMRPPLPPYYQGAQYPPYYPPPPYGGGYMAPPRMPYPPQYPPYRPMLAPPAHQQHGSSSQQPAPPPAGQQQAQAPPAQQQPPVAAAQN, encoded by the exons atggcgcacCGGCTGCTGCGGGACGCGCAGGCCGACGGCTGGGAGCGGTCCGACTTCCCCATCATCTGCGAGTCGTGCCTCGGCGACAACCCCTACGTCCGCATG CTGAGAGCAGAATATGACAAGGAATGCAAGATCTGTGCGCGTCCTTTTACTGTCTTCCGTTGGAGACCTGGTCGGGACGCAAGGTACAAGAAGACAGAGATCTGCCAGACGTGCTGCAAGTTGAAAAACGTCTGCCAGGTCTGCCTTCTGGACCTTGAATATGGTCTGCCAGTTCAGGTCCGCGATACTGCACTCGCGATCAATTCGAATGATGCAATTCCAAGGAGTGATGTCAACCGTGAGTACTTTGCAGAAGAGCATGATCGTAAG GCTGCAGCTGGCATAGATTATGACTCTTCATATGGAAAGGCCCGTCCAAATGATACCATTCTGAAGCTTCAGAGGACTTCACCATATTACAAGAGGAACCGAGCTCATGTTTGCAGTTTCTATGTGCGGGGTGAATGTACAAGAGGCGCTGAGTGCCCATATCGCCACGAGATGCCTGAGACAGGGGAGTTATCCCAGCAGAACATCAAAGATCGCTACTATGG AGTTAATGACCCAGTGGCTCTCAAGCTTTTGGGTAAGGCAGGTGAGATGCCATCTCTGCAACCACCAGATGATGAGACTATAAGGACCCTCTACATTGGTGGACTTGATAACCGAGTCAGTGAGCAGGATTTGAGGGATCAGTTTTATGCACATGGTGAGATTGAATCCATCAGGATGGTAATCCAGCGTGCTTGTGCATTTGTGACATACACAACTAGAGAAGGCGCTGAGCGTGCTGCAGAGGAGCTTGCTAACAAGCTAGTCATCAAGGGTGTGCGCCTGAAGCTCATGTGGGGCAAGCCTCAAGCCCCAAGGCCAGATGATGATGAGGCTGGGAGGCAAGGCCATGTATCCCACGGAGGATTGCTCCCTAGGGCTGTCATATCCCAGCAGCATAGCAGCGACCAGCCTCAGCCACCTGGGATGGAGGGACAACAGCAAGTGGCACCGCCAGGAACGGGCTACTTCAACATCCCACCACCGCCAGCGGTGGATCAGAGGATGTACCCTTCAATGGACCCCCAGAGGATGGGCGCTGTTGTCAGGTTGCAGGAGGGCGATGGCAGCAAGCCAGGGCCACAGCATGCCGGGCAAGCTCAGGCGTCAAGCAGCTCAGGACAGGGCTATCCTATGCGTCCGCCGCTGCCGCCTTACTACCAGGGTGCTCAGTACCCTCCATACTACCCACCCCCACCATATGGCGGCGGTTACATGGCCCCGCCTCGCATGCCGTACCCACCCCAGTATCCGCCATACCGGCCAATGCTGGCACCCCCAGCGCACCAGCAACACGGGAGTTCATCCCAGCAGCCGGCACCACCGCCGGCAGGGCAGCAGCAGGCTCAAGCACCTCCTGCTCAGCAGCAGCCACCGGTGGCGGCAGCTCAGAACTGA
- the LOC119340282 gene encoding adenylyltransferase and sulfurtransferase MOCS3-1-like — MGGGGGDGRSKELERLWAERDELDARIRLLESELETSSAAPASPAGEDAAAAGVGDGGCVGGGGACQARPGLAHADSLPADMIYRYSRHLLLPDFGVEGQRKLSRSSILVVGAGGLGSPVALYLAACGVGVLGIVDGDDVELNNLHRQIIHQEAYIGRSKVKSAADTCRAINSSIKVVEHHHTLKPNNALEVVRKYDIVVDATDNLPTRYMISDCCVLLNKPLISGAALGLEGQLTVYHHNGSPCYRCLFPNPPPVAACQRCSDSGVLGVVPGVIGCLQALEAIKVASDVGEPLSGRMLLFDALSARIRIVKIRGSSPACTICAENSVFTQEDFQKFDYETFTQSPMSDKTAPSLKLLPESARITCTEYKGLIDKGEPHVLLDVRPAHHFQIVSLSRSLNIPLSDLEEKLPMLETSMKETLDASAASDKQPSLYVVCRRGNDSQSAVQLLREKGFHSAKDIVGGLQSWAHDVDPDFPAY, encoded by the exons atgggcggcggcggcggcgacgggaggagCAAGGAGCTGGAGAGGCTGTGGGCGGAGAGGGACGAGCTGGACGCCCGCATACGGCTGCTGGAGTCGGAGCTCGAGACGAGCTCCGCTGCTCCTGCCTCTCCCGCgggagaggacgcggcggcggcgggggtgggaGACGGCGGGTGCGTCGGCGGTGGCGGTGcgtgccaggcgcgccctgggctcgcGCATGCCGATTCCCTCCCGGCCGACATGATCTACCGGTAcagccgccacctcctccttccgGACTTCGGAGTCGAAG GCCAGAGGAAGCTCTCCCGGTCATCGATTCTGGTGGTCGGCGCCGGAGGACTGGGCTCGCCCGTGGCGTTGTATCTGGCAGCTTGCGGTGTTG GGGTCTTGGGCATTGTCGATGGTGATGATGTTGAGCTTAACAACCTTCATCGACAG ATAATCCACCAAGAAGCATACATTGGAAGATCGAAAGTGAAGTCAGCAGCTGATACTTGCCGTGC GATTAATTCATCTATTAaggtggtagaacatcatcatacaTTGAAGCCAAACAACGCTTTGGAGGTTGTGAGGAA ATATGACATAGTTGTTGATGCAACTGACAACCTTCCTACGCGGTACATGATCAGTGATTGTTGTGTATTGCTGAACAAG CCTCTTATATCTGGTGCAGCATTAGGTTTAGAAGGACAG TTGACTGTTTATCATCATAACGGAAGCCCATGCTACCGGTGTCTTTTCCCAAATCCACCACCAGTGGCAGCTTGCCAGAGATGCTCAGACAGCGGTGTTCTTGGGGTTG TTCCGGGAGTGATTGGCTGCCTGCAAGCCCTAGAGGCTATAAAGGTTGCAAGCGATGTTGGTGAACCTCTAAGTGGAAGAATGCTGCTCTTTGACGCACTATCTGCTCGTATTCGAATT GTTAAGATTCGAGGAAGCTCGCCTGCTTGTACCATTTGTGCAGAAAATTCAGTTTTCACGCAAGAAGATTTTCAGAAGTTTGATTATGAGACCTTCACACAATCCCCAATGTCTGACAAG ACGGCACCGAGCCTGAAACTGCTACCAGAAAGTGCCCGCATCACTTGTACAGAGTACAAAGGGCTGATCGACAAGGGGGAACCTCACGTGCTGTTGGATGTACGGCCTGCTCATCATTTCCAAATAGTTTCACTTTCCCGGTCTCTGAACATACCACTCTCCGATCTGGAGGAGAAGCTGCCTATGCTCGAGACCTCAATGAAGGAAACCTTGGATGCCTCCGCCGCCTCAGATAAACAGCCTTCCTTGTACGTCGTCTGCAGAAGAGGCAACGACTCACAGAGCGCTGTCCAGCTTCTCCGCGAGAAGGGCTTTCACTCCGCCAAGGACATAGTCGGTGGCCTGCAGTCTTGGGCACATGACGTCGATCCTGATTTCCCCGCATACTAG